From the Kogia breviceps isolate mKogBre1 chromosome 15, mKogBre1 haplotype 1, whole genome shotgun sequence genome, one window contains:
- the MMP17 gene encoding matrix metalloproteinase-17 isoform X2 — protein sequence MSSHPQARKQPRGGVTCLSCTEWLSRFGYLPPANPETGQLQTPEELSKAIVAMQQFGGLEATGVLDEATLALMRTPRCSLPDLPAAAPARRRRQAPVPTKWSKRNLSWRVRTFPRDSALGRDTVRALMHYALKVWSDLTPLNFHEVAGSAADIQIDFSTADHNDRYPFDGPGGAVAHAFFPGDRHTAGDTHFDADEAWTFRSSDAHGMDLFAVAVHEFGHAIGLSHVAATRSIMQPYYQGPVGDPLRYGLPYEDRVRVWQLYGVRESVSPTAQLDPPEPEEPPLLPEPPDDGSSTPPRKDVPHRCSAHFDAVAQIRGEAFFFKGKYFWRLTRDRHLVSLQPAQVHRFWRGLPLHLDSVDAVYERTSDHKIVFFKGDRYWVFKDNNVEEGYPRPISDFGLPPGGVDAAFSWAHNDKTYFFKDQLYWRYDEHTRRMDPGHPAQSPPWRGIPSTLDDAMRWSDGAAYFFRGKEYWKVLDGELEVAPGYPQSTARDWLVCRDPPADPEGADARPGQRDHSRSEDAYEVCSCTSIAAPAPRAAGPLLAALLSFLWTAARALAL from the exons ATGTCCTCACATCCACAGGCGAGGAAACAGCCCAGAGGGGGTGTGACTTGCCTCAGTTGCACG GAGTGGCTGAGCAGGTTCGGCTACCTGCCCCCAGCAAACCCGGAAACGGGGCAGCTGCAGACGCCAGAGGAGCTGTCCAAGGCCATCGTGGCCATGCAGCAGTTCGGAGGCCTGGAGGCCACTGGCGTCCTGG ATGAGGCCACCCTGGCGCTGATGAGAACCCCGCGCTGTTCCCTCCCTGACCTCCCGGCTGCAGCCCCGGCTCGAAGGAGGCGCCAGGCTCCGGTCCCGACCAAGTGGAGCAAGAGGAACCTGTCCTGgag GGTCCGCACGTTCCCGCGGGACTCGGCCCTGGGCCGCGACACGGTGCGCGCGCTCATGCACTACGCGCTCAAAGTCTGGAGCGACCTCACGCCCCTGAACTTCCACGAGGTGGCCGGCAGCGCCGCCGACATCCAGATCGACTTCTCCACCGCTGACCACAACGACCGCTACCCCTTCGACGGCCCCGGCGGCGCGGTGGCCCACGCCTTCTTCCCGGGCGACCGCCACACCGCAGGGGACACCCACTTTGACGCTGACGAGGCCTGGACGTTCCGCTCCTCGG ATGCCCACGGCATGGACCTGTTCGCAGTGGCTGTCCACGAGTTTGGCCACGCCATCGGGCTGAGCCACGTGGCGGCCACACGCTCCATCATGCAGCCGTACTACCAGGGCCCGGTGGGTGACCCGCTGCGCTACGGGCTCCCCTACGAGGACAGGGTGCGCGTCTGGCAGCTGTACG GCGTGCGGGAGTCCGTGTCCCCGACGGCACAGCTGGACCCCCCAGAGCCCGAGGAGCCACCCCTCCTGCCGGAGCCCCCCGATGATGGCTCTAGCACCCC aCCCAGGAAGGACGTGCCCCACAGATGCAGCGCCCACTTTGACGCGGTGGCCCAGATCCGAGGAGAGGCCTTCTTCTTCAAAG GCAAGTACTTCTGGCGGCTGACCCGGGACCGGCACCTGGTGTCGCTGCAGCCGGCGCAGGTGCACCGCTTCTGGCGGGGCCTGCCGCTGCACCTGGACAGCGTGGATGCCGTGTACGAGCGCACCAGTGATCACAAGATCGTCTTCTTCAAAG GAGACAGATACTGGGTGTTTAAGGACAATAACGTAGAGGAAGGATACCCGCGGCCCATCTCGGACTTCGGCCTCCCGCCGGGCGGCGTCGATGCTGCCTTCTCCTGGGCCCACAATGACAAGACTTATTTCTTTAAGGACCAGCTGTACTGGCGCTACGATGAGCACACACGGCGCATGGACCCCGGCCACCCCGCCCAGAGCCCCCCCTGGAGGGGCATCCCCAGCACGCTCGACGATGCCATGCGCTGGTCCGATG GTGCCGCCTACTTCTTCCGCGGCAAGGAGTACTGGAAGGTGCTGGACGGCGAGCTGGAGGTGGCGCCCGGGTACCCGCAGTCCACGGCCCGGGACTGGCTGGTCTGCAGAGACCCGCCCGCTGACCCCGAGGGCGCAGACGCCCGGCCGGGGCAGCGCGACCACAGCCGCTCAGAGGACGCCTACGAGGTCTGCTCCTGCACCTCCATCGCCGCCCCAGCACCGCGGGCCGCGGGCCCACTGCTGGCCGCGCTGCTGAGCTTCCTGTGGACGGCGGCGCGGGCCCTGGCGCTGTGA
- the MMP17 gene encoding matrix metalloproteinase-17 isoform X1, whose translation MQQFGGLEATGVLDEATLALMRTPRCSLPDLPAAAPARRRRQAPVPTKWSKRNLSWRVRTFPRDSALGRDTVRALMHYALKVWSDLTPLNFHEVAGSAADIQIDFSTADHNDRYPFDGPGGAVAHAFFPGDRHTAGDTHFDADEAWTFRSSDAHGMDLFAVAVHEFGHAIGLSHVAATRSIMQPYYQGPVGDPLRYGLPYEDRVRVWQLYGVRESVSPTAQLDPPEPEEPPLLPEPPDDGSSTPPRKDVPHRCSAHFDAVAQIRGEAFFFKGKYFWRLTRDRHLVSLQPAQVHRFWRGLPLHLDSVDAVYERTSDHKIVFFKGDRYWVFKDNNVEEGYPRPISDFGLPPGGVDAAFSWAHNDKTYFFKDQLYWRYDEHTRRMDPGHPAQSPPWRGIPSTLDDAMRWSDGAAYFFRGKEYWKVLDGELEVAPGYPQSTARDWLVCRDPPADPEGADARPGQRDHSRSEDAYEVCSCTSIAAPAPRAAGPLLAALLSFLWTAARALAL comes from the exons ATGCAGCAGTTCGGAGGCCTGGAGGCCACTGGCGTCCTGG ATGAGGCCACCCTGGCGCTGATGAGAACCCCGCGCTGTTCCCTCCCTGACCTCCCGGCTGCAGCCCCGGCTCGAAGGAGGCGCCAGGCTCCGGTCCCGACCAAGTGGAGCAAGAGGAACCTGTCCTGgag GGTCCGCACGTTCCCGCGGGACTCGGCCCTGGGCCGCGACACGGTGCGCGCGCTCATGCACTACGCGCTCAAAGTCTGGAGCGACCTCACGCCCCTGAACTTCCACGAGGTGGCCGGCAGCGCCGCCGACATCCAGATCGACTTCTCCACCGCTGACCACAACGACCGCTACCCCTTCGACGGCCCCGGCGGCGCGGTGGCCCACGCCTTCTTCCCGGGCGACCGCCACACCGCAGGGGACACCCACTTTGACGCTGACGAGGCCTGGACGTTCCGCTCCTCGG ATGCCCACGGCATGGACCTGTTCGCAGTGGCTGTCCACGAGTTTGGCCACGCCATCGGGCTGAGCCACGTGGCGGCCACACGCTCCATCATGCAGCCGTACTACCAGGGCCCGGTGGGTGACCCGCTGCGCTACGGGCTCCCCTACGAGGACAGGGTGCGCGTCTGGCAGCTGTACG GCGTGCGGGAGTCCGTGTCCCCGACGGCACAGCTGGACCCCCCAGAGCCCGAGGAGCCACCCCTCCTGCCGGAGCCCCCCGATGATGGCTCTAGCACCCC aCCCAGGAAGGACGTGCCCCACAGATGCAGCGCCCACTTTGACGCGGTGGCCCAGATCCGAGGAGAGGCCTTCTTCTTCAAAG GCAAGTACTTCTGGCGGCTGACCCGGGACCGGCACCTGGTGTCGCTGCAGCCGGCGCAGGTGCACCGCTTCTGGCGGGGCCTGCCGCTGCACCTGGACAGCGTGGATGCCGTGTACGAGCGCACCAGTGATCACAAGATCGTCTTCTTCAAAG GAGACAGATACTGGGTGTTTAAGGACAATAACGTAGAGGAAGGATACCCGCGGCCCATCTCGGACTTCGGCCTCCCGCCGGGCGGCGTCGATGCTGCCTTCTCCTGGGCCCACAATGACAAGACTTATTTCTTTAAGGACCAGCTGTACTGGCGCTACGATGAGCACACACGGCGCATGGACCCCGGCCACCCCGCCCAGAGCCCCCCCTGGAGGGGCATCCCCAGCACGCTCGACGATGCCATGCGCTGGTCCGATG GTGCCGCCTACTTCTTCCGCGGCAAGGAGTACTGGAAGGTGCTGGACGGCGAGCTGGAGGTGGCGCCCGGGTACCCGCAGTCCACGGCCCGGGACTGGCTGGTCTGCAGAGACCCGCCCGCTGACCCCGAGGGCGCAGACGCCCGGCCGGGGCAGCGCGACCACAGCCGCTCAGAGGACGCCTACGAGGTCTGCTCCTGCACCTCCATCGCCGCCCCAGCACCGCGGGCCGCGGGCCCACTGCTGGCCGCGCTGCTGAGCTTCCTGTGGACGGCGGCGCGGGCCCTGGCGCTGTGA